A stretch of Catenulispora sp. MAP5-51 DNA encodes these proteins:
- a CDS encoding WXG100 family type VII secretion target, whose protein sequence is MNSPVEPVEPVGTREPREPREPGTVPGGGFGVGYAWAVEEPPRLDTMLSPVHRAAPSGVEGTLASGVEWALREVGLLDVLDRVTGDAEALHGAAVLWLEQAIAVRGISTRLRQDCAPLAGSWRGEAAQAFGAAMDACLTALDRLAFGLAATAHLLNRAGVAAGATQDAVTGVVTDAAAWAAAELAATAVADVLTFGLATVGGALAESATLAAFLARAERISAEFAALVEQLVTELAVLKAARDAIGVSHGLRALHAFRALRQAQTTIAELRGAGSVLRAAEGATDVALGHATGLPLGAGGAKGLGARIRHTITDEAEQIEPDQAGT, encoded by the coding sequence ATGAACAGCCCGGTGGAGCCGGTAGAGCCAGTGGGGACGCGGGAGCCTCGGGAGCCCCGAGAGCCGGGCACGGTGCCCGGCGGCGGGTTCGGAGTCGGCTACGCGTGGGCCGTCGAGGAGCCGCCGCGGCTCGACACGATGCTCAGCCCGGTGCACCGTGCGGCACCGAGCGGTGTGGAGGGCACGCTGGCATCAGGCGTCGAATGGGCCCTGCGCGAGGTCGGACTGCTGGACGTGCTGGACCGGGTGACCGGCGACGCCGAGGCCCTGCACGGCGCGGCGGTGCTGTGGCTGGAGCAGGCGATCGCGGTGCGCGGCATATCGACGCGGCTGCGACAGGACTGCGCGCCGCTCGCCGGGAGCTGGCGCGGAGAGGCCGCGCAAGCGTTCGGGGCCGCGATGGACGCCTGTCTGACGGCGCTGGACCGCCTGGCGTTCGGCCTGGCGGCGACGGCGCACCTGCTCAACCGGGCCGGCGTGGCGGCCGGGGCGACCCAGGACGCGGTGACCGGCGTCGTGACGGACGCCGCGGCGTGGGCGGCGGCCGAGCTGGCCGCGACCGCCGTGGCCGACGTGCTCACCTTCGGCCTGGCCACGGTCGGCGGCGCTCTGGCCGAATCGGCGACACTGGCGGCGTTCCTGGCTCGCGCCGAGCGGATCTCGGCGGAGTTCGCGGCGCTGGTGGAGCAGCTGGTGACCGAACTCGCCGTGCTGAAGGCGGCCCGCGACGCGATCGGCGTCTCCCACGGGCTCCGCGCGCTGCACGCCTTCCGCGCCCTGCGGCAGGCCCAGACCACGATCGCGGAGCTGCGCGGCGCCGGCAGCGTCCTGCGGGCCGCCGAGGGCGCCACGGACGTGGCGCTCGGCCACGCGACCGGACTCCCCCTCGGCGCCGGGGGAGCGAAGGGCCTCGGCGCGCGGATCAGGCACACGATCACCGACGAGGCCGAACAGATCGAGCCCGACCAAGCTGGTACCTGA
- a CDS encoding ABC transporter ATP-binding protein yields MSTETTAQTSETSAVEPDALLQVNNLVKHFPIRRGLLQRQVGAVQAVDGISFSVRAGETLGLVGESGCGKSTTGKMLARLDEPTSGSIVFEGKDIAHMSQGALRPLRRDIQMVFQDPQSSLNPRHTVGTIVGAPFHIQGIETPNGVKKAVQDLLSLVGLSPEHYNRYPHEFSGGQRQRIGIARALALKPKLVIADEPVSALDVSIQAQVMNLLEDLQNELNLAYVFIAHDLSVVRHISDRVAVMYLGKIVEIADQADMYTRPHHPYTTALLSAVPIPDPDRKGGKAEGQKERIRLVGDVPSPINPPAGCRFNTRCWKAQEVCRTQEPPLLQIGSLSAAGYAHQVACHFPENV; encoded by the coding sequence GTGAGCACGGAAACCACGGCGCAGACGTCCGAGACCTCCGCGGTGGAACCGGACGCGCTGCTGCAGGTCAACAATTTGGTCAAGCATTTCCCGATCCGGCGTGGTCTGTTGCAGCGCCAGGTTGGTGCGGTGCAGGCGGTGGACGGGATCAGTTTCTCTGTCCGGGCCGGGGAGACCCTGGGTCTGGTCGGTGAGTCCGGCTGTGGCAAGTCCACGACCGGCAAGATGCTGGCCCGTCTGGACGAGCCGACCTCCGGGTCGATCGTGTTCGAGGGCAAGGACATTGCCCACATGAGCCAGGGTGCGTTGCGGCCGCTGCGGCGGGACATCCAGATGGTGTTCCAGGACCCGCAGTCTTCGCTGAACCCGCGGCACACTGTCGGCACCATCGTGGGTGCGCCGTTCCACATCCAGGGCATTGAGACGCCCAATGGTGTGAAGAAGGCGGTGCAGGATCTGCTGTCTTTGGTGGGTCTGTCCCCGGAGCACTACAACCGGTATCCGCATGAGTTCTCCGGCGGTCAGCGTCAGCGCATCGGTATCGCCCGCGCGTTGGCTTTGAAGCCGAAGCTGGTCATCGCCGACGAGCCGGTTTCGGCGCTGGACGTGTCGATCCAGGCGCAGGTGATGAACCTGCTGGAGGACCTGCAGAACGAGTTGAACCTGGCGTATGTGTTCATCGCCCACGACCTGTCGGTGGTGCGCCACATCTCCGACCGGGTCGCGGTGATGTACCTGGGCAAGATCGTCGAGATCGCCGACCAGGCCGACATGTACACCCGGCCGCACCACCCCTACACCACCGCCCTGCTGTCCGCGGTTCCGATCCCGGACCCGGATCGCAAGGGTGGCAAGGCTGAGGGGCAGAAGGAGCGCATCCGCCTGGTCGGTGACGTCCCGTCGCCGATCAACCCCCCGGCGGGCTGCCGCTTCAACACCCGCTGCTGGAAGGCGCAGGAAGTCTGCCGCACGCAGGAGCCCCCGCTGCTGCAGATCGGCTCCCTCTCCGCGGCCGGCTACGCGCACCAGGTGGCCTGCCACTTCCCGGAGAACGTGTAA
- a CDS encoding ABC transporter ATP-binding protein: MSNEASEAIVEDIALENTSPRGFLDVRDLKVHFPTDDGVVKSVDGITFQLERGKTLGIVGESGSGKSVTSLAIMGLHRTANEKKKKRGAQVSGEIWLDGQDLVSASAEDVRRLRGEKMAMIFQDPLSAMHPFYTVGAQIIEAYRVHNQVSKAVARKRAIELLELVGIPQPGTRVDDFPHQFSGGMRQRAMIAMALVCNPSLLIADEPTTALDVTVQAQILDLMRDLQREFNSALIIITHDLGVVAELADDIMVMYGGKAVEYGSAHDIFKAPEHPYTWGLLASMPRLDRERAERLIPIQGNPPSLINVPSGCAFHPRCPYGATETAGRSDTEVPLLAATAPGHLVRCHMDPARRREIYTEKIQGSL, from the coding sequence ATGAGCAACGAAGCATCCGAGGCGATCGTCGAGGACATCGCGCTGGAGAACACCAGCCCGCGCGGGTTCCTGGACGTGCGCGACCTGAAGGTGCACTTCCCGACCGACGACGGCGTGGTGAAGTCCGTCGACGGGATCACCTTCCAGTTGGAGCGCGGCAAGACGCTGGGTATCGTCGGCGAGTCCGGCTCCGGCAAGTCGGTCACGTCGCTGGCGATCATGGGCCTGCACCGCACGGCCAACGAGAAGAAGAAGAAGCGCGGCGCGCAGGTCTCCGGTGAGATCTGGCTGGACGGCCAGGACCTGGTCTCGGCCAGTGCCGAGGACGTCCGCCGGCTGCGTGGCGAGAAGATGGCGATGATCTTCCAGGATCCGCTGTCGGCGATGCACCCCTTCTACACCGTGGGCGCGCAGATCATCGAGGCCTACCGGGTCCACAACCAGGTTTCCAAGGCGGTGGCCCGCAAGCGCGCCATCGAGCTGCTGGAGCTGGTGGGGATTCCGCAGCCGGGCACCCGGGTGGACGACTTCCCGCACCAGTTCTCCGGCGGTATGCGCCAGCGCGCGATGATCGCCATGGCGCTGGTGTGCAACCCGTCGCTGCTGATCGCCGATGAGCCGACGACCGCGCTGGACGTGACGGTGCAGGCGCAGATCCTGGATCTGATGCGGGATCTGCAGCGGGAGTTCAACTCGGCGCTGATCATCATCACCCACGACCTGGGTGTGGTGGCCGAGCTGGCTGACGACATCATGGTGATGTACGGCGGCAAGGCTGTGGAATACGGCAGTGCGCACGACATTTTCAAGGCGCCGGAGCACCCGTACACGTGGGGTCTGCTGGCTTCGATGCCGCGGCTGGACCGGGAGCGGGCTGAGCGTCTGATTCCGATCCAGGGCAACCCGCCGTCGCTGATCAATGTGCCGTCCGGTTGTGCGTTCCATCCGCGTTGCCCGTACGGCGCGACTGAGACGGCCGGCCGCAGCGACACCGAGGTTCCGCTGTTGGCGGCGACCGCGCCGGGGCATCTGGTGCGTTGTCACATGGACCCGGCCCGGCGCCGGGAGATTTACACCGAGAAGATCCAGGGGTCGCTGTGA
- a CDS encoding ABC transporter permease, producing MITYIIRRLFSAVVLLFVISMITFFIFYVFPRLGGQTTESLAEQYVGKTQNPAAVQAVIHRFGFDQSVWTQYGRFVKGIFVGYDYDTGTQMSHCPAPCLGYSFKTNELVTHSISQWLPVTISLAIGSSILWLVFGVAVGVASALKKGTVVDRAGMITALVGVSLPVYFVGPLLSLVFVVNWHILPDPGYVKFLQDPWGWFTHLLLPWIAVAFGLAALYARLTRVGMLDTMNEDFIRTARAKGLPERTVIFKHALRAALTPIVTIFGMDLGFALGGVVLAEQVFNLPGIGREAVDAVGQSDLPVILGVTIVASAFIVLANLVVDLLYGVVDPRVRVS from the coding sequence GTGATTACCTACATCATCAGGCGTCTGTTCTCAGCAGTCGTGCTGCTGTTCGTGATCTCTATGATCACTTTCTTCATCTTCTATGTTTTCCCACGCCTGGGCGGGCAGACTACGGAGTCGCTGGCGGAACAGTACGTCGGTAAGACCCAGAACCCCGCTGCGGTCCAGGCGGTCATCCACCGCTTCGGGTTCGACCAGTCGGTCTGGACACAGTACGGCCGCTTCGTCAAGGGCATCTTCGTCGGGTACGACTACGACACCGGCACGCAGATGTCGCACTGCCCGGCCCCGTGCCTGGGCTACTCCTTCAAGACCAACGAACTGGTGACCCACAGCATCAGCCAGTGGCTCCCGGTCACGATCTCCCTGGCGATCGGCTCCTCGATCCTGTGGCTGGTCTTCGGTGTCGCCGTGGGCGTCGCCTCGGCCCTGAAGAAGGGCACCGTCGTCGACCGCGCCGGCATGATCACCGCGCTGGTCGGGGTGTCGCTGCCGGTGTACTTCGTCGGCCCGCTGCTGTCGCTGGTGTTCGTGGTCAACTGGCATATCCTGCCCGACCCCGGCTACGTCAAGTTCCTGCAGGACCCGTGGGGCTGGTTCACGCACCTGCTGCTGCCCTGGATCGCCGTGGCGTTCGGCCTCGCGGCCCTGTACGCCCGCCTCACCCGGGTCGGCATGCTGGACACCATGAACGAGGACTTCATCCGCACGGCGCGGGCCAAGGGCCTGCCGGAGCGGACGGTCATCTTCAAGCACGCGCTGCGCGCGGCTCTGACCCCGATCGTCACGATCTTCGGGATGGACCTCGGCTTCGCCCTGGGCGGTGTCGTGCTCGCCGAGCAGGTGTTCAACCTGCCGGGCATCGGCCGTGAGGCGGTCGACGCGGTGGGCCAGTCCGACCTGCCCGTCATCCTGGGCGTCACGATCGTGGCCAGCGCCTTCATCGTGCTGGCGAACCTGGTCGTCGACCTGCTGTACGGCGTCGTCGACCCCCGAGTGAGGGTCTCATGA
- a CDS encoding ABC transporter substrate-binding protein codes for MNRSKLLGGVALAACVALAASACSSSKTNSSSSNTPTAAVTTLPSGNTSAATGFNAAVTGIVNPSNAEGGTLRLVDRSDFDSPDPGNTYDAFSWSIIGDWARPLMTYAQQPGTAGSKVVPDLAQGPGVVSNNGLTWTYKIKPGVKYQDGSVVTSADVKYAIERSNWGQDTLVNGPAYLPQFVQDTTKYQGPYKDKNPNDGVSGITTPDAQTIVFNLTTPFSDFDYLMALPGSAPVPRTKDTGADYFKTLLSTGQYKIDSYQVGNEMDLSPNPNFDPNTDPDKLHVLRAAKIVIKLKQDKATIDDTLFDGSADADLTGVGVQPATQTKILGDPKLKAQSDSAYANSTEYFAINTMQKPFDNVNCRQALEWVIDKSTMLTEAGGTFGGGDIASTLDPPTIPGWKAGDQYITPGNKGDVTKAKASLAQCQQAEPAAFNADGTTKDTFEIMTRDNSVKEANMVQTAQTNLKSIGINATIDTKPFDKYNSQFAGNKQYVIAHKVAISFMKWGADFPSGYGFMYSLLASSAIHDSGGYNLSWDADATIDNDFKTALNENDPTQRGADYAALDHQALADALVVPLVWDKNLVYRPSTLTNVIFSQGYGMYDFSAMGVK; via the coding sequence ATGAACCGCTCCAAGCTGTTGGGAGGCGTCGCGCTCGCCGCGTGCGTCGCCCTGGCAGCCTCGGCGTGCTCCAGCTCGAAGACCAATTCCAGCTCGAGCAACACGCCGACTGCCGCTGTAACCACCCTGCCCTCGGGCAACACCAGCGCCGCCACCGGCTTCAACGCCGCCGTGACCGGCATCGTCAATCCCAGCAACGCTGAGGGCGGCACGCTTCGCCTGGTGGACCGCTCGGACTTCGACTCCCCCGACCCGGGCAACACCTACGACGCCTTCTCGTGGTCGATCATCGGTGACTGGGCTCGTCCGCTGATGACCTACGCGCAGCAGCCCGGCACCGCCGGCTCGAAGGTCGTCCCGGACCTGGCCCAGGGTCCCGGCGTGGTCTCCAACAACGGCCTGACCTGGACCTACAAGATCAAGCCGGGCGTGAAGTACCAGGACGGCTCCGTCGTCACCTCCGCGGACGTCAAGTACGCGATCGAGCGCTCCAACTGGGGCCAGGACACCCTGGTGAACGGTCCGGCGTACCTGCCGCAGTTCGTCCAGGACACCACGAAGTACCAGGGTCCCTACAAGGACAAGAACCCGAACGACGGCGTCTCCGGCATCACCACGCCGGACGCGCAGACGATCGTGTTCAACCTGACCACGCCGTTCTCGGACTTCGACTACCTGATGGCGCTGCCGGGCTCGGCCCCGGTGCCGCGGACGAAGGACACCGGCGCGGACTACTTCAAGACCCTGCTGTCGACCGGCCAGTACAAGATCGACAGCTACCAGGTCGGCAACGAGATGGACCTGTCGCCGAACCCGAACTTCGACCCGAACACGGACCCGGACAAGCTCCACGTCCTGCGCGCCGCGAAGATCGTGATCAAGCTCAAGCAGGACAAGGCGACGATCGACGACACCCTGTTCGACGGCTCGGCGGACGCCGACCTGACCGGTGTCGGCGTGCAGCCGGCCACCCAGACGAAGATCCTGGGCGACCCGAAGCTGAAGGCCCAGTCCGACTCCGCGTACGCGAACTCGACCGAGTACTTCGCCATCAACACGATGCAGAAGCCGTTCGACAACGTGAACTGCCGTCAGGCGCTCGAGTGGGTCATCGACAAGTCGACGATGCTCACCGAGGCCGGTGGCACCTTCGGCGGCGGCGACATCGCCAGCACCCTGGACCCGCCGACGATCCCCGGCTGGAAGGCCGGCGACCAGTACATCACCCCGGGCAACAAGGGTGACGTCACCAAGGCCAAGGCGTCGCTGGCGCAGTGCCAGCAGGCCGAGCCGGCTGCCTTCAACGCCGACGGCACCACGAAGGACACCTTCGAGATCATGACTCGCGACAACTCCGTGAAGGAGGCGAACATGGTCCAGACGGCGCAGACCAACCTGAAGTCGATCGGTATCAACGCCACGATCGACACCAAGCCGTTCGACAAGTACAACTCGCAGTTCGCGGGCAACAAGCAGTACGTCATCGCCCACAAGGTCGCGATCAGCTTCATGAAGTGGGGCGCGGACTTCCCGTCGGGCTACGGCTTCATGTACTCGCTGCTGGCCTCCTCGGCGATCCACGACTCCGGTGGCTACAACCTCTCGTGGGACGCCGACGCGACGATCGACAACGACTTCAAGACGGCGCTGAACGAGAACGACCCGACGCAGCGTGGTGCCGACTACGCGGCGCTGGACCACCAGGCCCTGGCCGACGCTCTGGTCGTGCCGCTGGTCTGGGACAAGAACCTGGTGTACCGCCCGTCCACGCTGACGAACGTCATCTTCAGCCAGGGCTACGGCATGTACGACTTCTCCGCGATGGGCGTGAAGTAA
- a CDS encoding ABC transporter permease produces MTTLPGDASTLHDDFGDDGAGAPDPGTPAAKAIEGRSLTQIAWSRMKKDRVAMAAGVIIVLLVLIAIFAPLLASLSGNSDPNQQFMDSIDPNTSMPLGSAGGISSTHLLGLEPVIGRDVLTRVLLGSRISLLIATSASLLSLIIGIAMGVIAGYFGGWIDTLISRIMDVFLAFPLLLFALALAAIVSDHAFGMSGDTLHIAMLIFIIGFFGWPYAGRIVRGQTIALRQREFVDAARVLGAKPRRIIMRELMPNLVAPILVYGTLLIPANILFEAALSFLGVGIRPPTPSWGKMLNDAISYYRVDPAFLIIPGAAIFITVMAFNLFGDGLRDAFDPKAH; encoded by the coding sequence ATGACAACGCTGCCAGGGGACGCCTCCACCCTGCACGACGACTTCGGCGATGACGGTGCCGGCGCGCCGGACCCGGGCACGCCGGCGGCGAAGGCCATCGAGGGTCGTTCGCTCACCCAGATCGCCTGGTCGCGCATGAAGAAGGACCGCGTGGCGATGGCCGCGGGCGTCATCATCGTGCTGCTGGTCCTGATCGCGATATTCGCCCCGCTGCTGGCCTCGCTGTCCGGGAACTCGGACCCGAACCAGCAGTTCATGGACAGCATCGACCCCAACACCTCGATGCCGCTGGGCTCGGCGGGCGGCATCAGCTCCACCCACTTGCTGGGCCTGGAGCCGGTGATCGGCCGCGACGTGCTGACCCGGGTGCTGCTCGGCTCGCGCATCAGCCTGCTGATCGCGACCTCCGCCTCGCTGCTGTCGCTGATCATCGGGATCGCGATGGGCGTCATCGCCGGCTACTTCGGCGGCTGGATCGACACCCTCATCTCCCGCATCATGGACGTCTTCCTGGCCTTCCCGCTGCTGCTGTTCGCGCTGGCGCTGGCGGCCATCGTCTCCGACCACGCGTTCGGGATGTCCGGCGACACACTGCACATCGCGATGCTGATCTTCATCATCGGCTTCTTCGGCTGGCCGTACGCCGGACGTATCGTCCGCGGGCAGACCATCGCCCTGCGCCAGCGGGAGTTCGTGGACGCCGCGCGGGTGCTGGGCGCCAAGCCGCGCCGCATCATCATGCGCGAGCTGATGCCGAACCTGGTCGCCCCGATCCTGGTCTACGGCACGCTGCTGATCCCGGCGAACATCTTGTTCGAGGCGGCTCTGTCCTTCCTGGGCGTCGGCATCCGCCCCCCGACACCGTCCTGGGGCAAGATGCTCAACGACGCCATCTCCTACTACCGCGTCGACCCCGCGTTCCTGATCATCCCGGGCGCTGCGATCTTCATCACGGTCATGGCCTTCAACCTGTTCGGTGACGGCCTGCGCGACGCCTTCGACCCGAAGGCCCACTAA
- a CDS encoding ABC transporter permease, with protein MTTFLLRRAATAVILMLAVVLVTFLVFYAVPALGGRTTDQLAAQFASRDPSPDQLLLIKHRLGLDQPLYVQFWDYLKALVVGMDLPPGSGAAHCSAPCLGYSWRLHDSVMSLILDRLPVTVSIAIGAAVLWLVLGVASGAVAAMAPGGLADRAIRVVALLGVCLPVVFIGPLARSQLAWLFPSVSYYSFLHNPFIWADHLVLPWVTLALGYFALYTRLTRSGMIEALSGQFIRTAQAKGLPGRRVLWQALRTTFPTVATVFAMDLGLLLGGAVLAEKIYGLHGIGDLAQNGVDGQDLPVVLGVTLFAGLFIVVANFVVDAAYAVLDPRIRLD; from the coding sequence ATGACGACCTTCCTCCTCCGGCGGGCCGCCACCGCCGTGATCCTCATGCTCGCCGTGGTCCTGGTGACCTTCCTGGTCTTCTACGCGGTGCCCGCGCTCGGCGGGCGCACCACGGACCAGCTGGCGGCGCAGTTCGCCAGCAGGGACCCTTCCCCGGACCAGCTGCTGCTCATCAAGCACCGGCTGGGCCTGGACCAGCCGCTGTACGTCCAGTTCTGGGACTACCTCAAGGCTCTGGTGGTGGGCATGGACCTGCCCCCGGGCTCCGGCGCCGCGCACTGCTCGGCGCCGTGTCTGGGCTACTCCTGGCGGCTGCACGACTCGGTGATGTCCCTGATCCTGGACCGGCTGCCGGTGACGGTCTCCATCGCGATCGGCGCGGCGGTGCTGTGGCTGGTGCTCGGCGTGGCCTCCGGCGCGGTCGCGGCGATGGCGCCGGGGGGCCTGGCCGACCGCGCGATCCGGGTGGTCGCGCTGCTCGGGGTCTGCCTGCCGGTGGTGTTCATCGGCCCGCTGGCCCGGTCCCAGCTGGCCTGGCTGTTCCCGTCGGTCTCCTATTACTCGTTCCTGCACAACCCCTTCATCTGGGCCGACCATCTGGTCCTGCCGTGGGTGACGCTGGCGCTGGGCTACTTCGCGCTGTACACCCGGCTGACCCGCTCGGGCATGATCGAGGCGTTGTCCGGCCAGTTCATCCGCACCGCGCAGGCCAAGGGCCTGCCGGGCCGGCGGGTCCTCTGGCAGGCGCTGCGGACCACCTTCCCGACCGTGGCCACCGTCTTCGCCATGGACCTGGGCCTGCTGCTGGGCGGCGCGGTGCTGGCCGAGAAGATCTACGGGCTGCACGGGATCGGCGACCTGGCGCAGAACGGCGTGGACGGCCAGGACCTGCCGGTGGTGCTCGGCGTCACCTTGTTCGCAGGGCTCTTTATCGTTGTCGCCAATTTCGTGGTCGACGCCGCCTATGCTGTCCTGGACCCGCGCATCCGCCTGGACTGA
- a CDS encoding ABC transporter substrate-binding protein has translation MVLTACGSSSGASAGSTMGPGFDLAGKQVLNPSTKTGGTINLVSSQSFDSMDPGVTYSAQTWNLFRMFARPMMAYNHTPGGNQIVGDLATGPGVQSNGGKTWTYTLRDNATFEDGTPITSGDVRWAIERSNWSSLVGNGPTYFHNILTPPGDHRFDNLDVYKDGDKLFDNIIVTTDPKKIVFNLPQAFGEFDYVMTLLQTAPVERTVDQKDSGDTYAKRPISTGAYKIASYSPGKELKLVRNDAYNQQSDPDHMHTALADSVDVQLGVDSGERDQELLDGQADADLGSALTVANHAKVLQDPVLKSQTDDAPDYSIAYSSINTQLIGDVSCRQAIEYAVDKNTVLNQLGGQWGGTIATNLLTPGIPGAVQFPTYTYNPAQARTLLAKCKADSPGLFDGSGTLSFKIAAQTNAPDLQNAATAIQSSLAGVGISTQVTLFPFGQYSQYCGNQAYAKAHRLGMCLANWGPDWLTGYGMLDQLVTKNGIAATGSQNYAFLNDSTVNDLESAALASSEPTTQQQDWVKIDHRVMDLAAVVPLMDRHIMRFRSARLTNVMIDQAGSGGYDLSVLGLK, from the coding sequence ATGGTCCTGACCGCCTGCGGCTCGAGCAGCGGCGCGAGCGCGGGCTCGACCATGGGCCCGGGCTTCGACCTGGCGGGCAAGCAGGTGCTGAACCCCTCGACCAAGACCGGCGGAACCATCAACCTGGTCTCCTCGCAGTCGTTCGACTCGATGGACCCCGGAGTCACCTACTCCGCGCAGACCTGGAACCTGTTCCGGATGTTCGCCCGGCCGATGATGGCCTACAACCACACCCCCGGGGGCAACCAGATCGTCGGCGACCTGGCCACCGGCCCGGGCGTGCAGAGCAACGGCGGCAAGACCTGGACCTACACCCTGCGCGACAACGCCACCTTCGAGGACGGCACGCCGATCACCTCCGGCGACGTCCGCTGGGCCATCGAGCGCTCCAACTGGTCCTCGCTGGTCGGCAACGGCCCGACCTACTTCCACAACATCCTGACCCCGCCCGGCGACCACCGGTTCGACAACCTGGACGTCTACAAGGACGGCGACAAGCTCTTCGACAACATCATCGTCACCACGGACCCGAAGAAGATCGTCTTCAACCTCCCGCAGGCCTTCGGCGAGTTCGACTACGTGATGACGCTGCTGCAGACCGCCCCGGTCGAGCGCACCGTGGACCAGAAGGACTCCGGCGACACCTACGCCAAGCGTCCGATCTCCACCGGTGCCTACAAGATCGCCAGCTACTCCCCGGGCAAGGAGCTGAAGCTGGTCCGCAACGACGCCTACAACCAGCAGTCCGACCCCGACCACATGCACACGGCCCTGGCCGACTCGGTCGACGTGCAGCTGGGCGTGGACTCCGGCGAGCGCGACCAGGAACTGCTGGACGGCCAGGCCGACGCCGACCTCGGCTCGGCGCTGACCGTGGCCAACCACGCCAAGGTGCTGCAGGACCCGGTGCTCAAGTCGCAGACCGACGACGCCCCGGACTACTCGATCGCCTACTCCTCGATCAACACGCAGCTGATCGGTGACGTGTCCTGCCGGCAGGCCATCGAGTACGCGGTGGACAAGAACACCGTGCTGAACCAGCTCGGCGGCCAGTGGGGCGGCACCATCGCCACCAACCTGCTCACCCCGGGCATCCCCGGCGCGGTGCAGTTCCCGACCTACACCTACAACCCGGCGCAGGCCAGGACGCTGCTGGCCAAGTGCAAGGCGGATTCGCCGGGCCTGTTCGACGGCTCCGGCACGCTGAGCTTCAAGATCGCCGCGCAGACCAACGCCCCGGACCTGCAGAACGCCGCGACCGCGATCCAGTCCTCGCTGGCCGGCGTCGGCATCAGCACCCAGGTGACCCTGTTCCCGTTCGGCCAGTACAGCCAGTACTGCGGCAACCAGGCCTACGCCAAGGCGCACCGGCTGGGCATGTGCCTGGCCAACTGGGGCCCGGACTGGCTGACCGGCTACGGCATGCTCGACCAGCTGGTCACCAAGAACGGCATCGCGGCCACCGGCAGCCAGAACTACGCGTTCCTGAACGACTCGACGGTCAACGACCTGGAGAGCGCCGCGCTGGCCAGCTCCGAGCCGACCACCCAGCAGCAGGACTGGGTCAAGATCGACCACCGGGTGATGGACCTGGCGGCCGTGGTCCCGCTGATGGACCGGCACATCATGCGGTTCCGCTCCGCGCGGCTGACCAACGTGATGATCGACCAGGCCGGCAGCGGCGGCTACGACCTGTCGGTCCTGGGCCTGAAGTGA